In Eretmochelys imbricata isolate rEreImb1 chromosome 14, rEreImb1.hap1, whole genome shotgun sequence, a genomic segment contains:
- the LOC144275120 gene encoding olfactory receptor 14A16-like — translation MSNQTTVTEFLLLGFSDVRELQILHFIVFLVLYLAALTGNLLIITAIALDHHLHTPMYFFLMSLSILDLGSISVTIPKSMANSLMNTRSISYSGCVAQVFFLIFFAEADFVLLTIMAYDRYIAICKPLHYETIMNRRACVQMTAIAWISVILYSSLHTGNTFSITFCGGNMVDQFFCEIPQLFKIACSNSYFNEVGVIEFSVCLTLSCFVFIIVTYVQILTTVLRIPSEQGRHKTFSTCLPHLIVISMFLSTGVFAYVKPISSSPSTLDLVVAVLYSVLPPVMNPIIYSIKNKEIKASLRKLTGWRLFNKNKMSAFL, via the coding sequence atgtccaaccaaaccaccgtgaccgagttccttctcctgggattctctgatgttcgagagctgcagattttgcacttcattgtgtttctagtgctttatctggcagccctgacagggaatcttctcatcatcacagccatagctcttgaccaccaccttcacacccccatgtacttcttcctgatgagtttgtccatcctagacctcggctcgatctctgtcaccatccccaaatctatggccaattcccttatgaacaccaggtccatttcctattctggatgtgtcgcccaagtctttttcctcatcttctttgCTGAGGCCGACTTTGtcttactcaccatcatggcgtacgatcgatacatcgccatctgcaaaccactgcactatgagactataatgaacaggagagcttgtgtccaaatgacAGCCATTGCCTGGATCAGTGTAATCCTCTATTCTTCATTGCATACCGGGAACACGTTTTCGataaccttctgtggaggcaacatggttgatcagttcttctgtgaaatcccccagctattCAAGATCGCCTGCTCTAACTCGTACTTCAATGAAGTTGGGGTTATTGAATTTAGTGTGTGTTTAACTctaagttgctttgtttttataattgtgacatatgttcagatcttgaccacggtattgagaatcccctctgagcagggccgacataaaaccttctccacatgccttccTCACCTCATTGTAATTTCCATGTTTCTTTCCACTGGTGTCTTTGCCTACGtgaaacccatctccagctctccgtcaactctggatctcgtggtggctgttctctattccgtgctgccgccagtgatgaatccgatcatctacagcataaagaacaaggaaatcaaagcttccctgaggaaaCTGACTGGGTGGAGGTTATTCAACAAGAATAAAATGTCTGCGTTTCTCTGA